From one Triticum urartu cultivar G1812 chromosome 3, Tu2.1, whole genome shotgun sequence genomic stretch:
- the LOC125543136 gene encoding homeobox-leucine zipper protein HOX29-like isoform X2: protein MVTAREAREAAAAAMDASKYVRYTPEQVEALERLYYECPKPSSLRRQQLVRECAVLASVDPKQIKVWFQNRRCREKQRKESGRLQSLNRKLAAMNKLLMEENDRLQKQVSHLVYENGYYRQQTHSAGLATTDTSCESVVTSGQQNGVVVVPPPPPRDASPAGLMSIAEETLTEFLSKATGTAVEWVQMPGMKPGPDSIGIIAISHGCAGVAARACGLVGMEPAKVAEILKDRPLWLRDCRSMEVVNVLPAGSNGTIELLYMQLYAPTTLAPARDFWLMRYTSILDDGSLVVCERSLSTKQGGPSMPLVQPFVRGEMLPSGFLIRPSDGGGSVIHIVDHLDLEPWSVPEVVRPLYESSAMVAQKMSMAALRYLRQVAHEDTHSVITGWGRQPAALRALSQKLTRGFNETLGGLADDGWSVIESDGVDDVCISVNSSPSKLMSCNATFNDGLPMVSTGVLCAKASMLLQDVSPPSLLRFLREHRSQWADSSLDAFFASALKPNFCNLPMSRLGGFSGQVILPLAHTFDPEEFLEVIKIGNASNYQDTLMHRDLFLLQMYNGIDENPMGTCSELIFAPIDASFSDDSPLLPSGFRIIPIDSPLDTSSPNCTLDLASTLEAGTPGSRMTGHSRSGSKAVMTIAFQFAFESHLQDSVAAMARQYMRSIISSVQRIALALSSSHLVPHGSSRLLPPVTPEAATLSRWIVQSYRFHFGAELIKAADAGSGESALKALWHHTSAILCCSLKAMPVLTFANQSGLDMLETTLAALREMTMDKVLDCEQGRKSLLCADLMASVAEQGYACVEGGTCASSMGRPASYGKAVAWKVLDDGGAGAAHCVCFAFMDWSFV, encoded by the exons ATGGTGACGGCGCGGgaggcgagggaggcggcggcggcggccatggaCGCGAGCAAGTACGTGCGCTACACGCCGGAGCAGGTGGAGGCGCTGGAGCGGCTCTACTACGAGTGCCCCAAGCCGAGCTCGCTGCGGCGGCAGCAGCTGGTCCGGGAGTGCGCCGTGCTGGCCAGCGTCGACCCCAAGCAGATCAAGGTGTGGTTCCAGAACCGCCGCTGCCGGGAGAAGCAGCGCAAGGAGTCCGGCCGCCTGCAGTCGCTCAACCGCAAGCTCGCCGCCATGAACAAGCTGCTCATGGAGGAGAACGACCGCCTCCAGAAGCAGGTCTCCCACCTCGTCTACGAGAACGGTTACTACCGCCAGCAGACGCACAGC GCGGGGCTGGCCACCACGGACACGAGCTGCGAGTCGGTCGTCACCAGCGGCCAGCAGAACGGCGTCGTCGTCgtgccgccgcctccgccccgcGATGCCAGCCCTGCTGG ATTGATGTCCATCGCGGAGGAGACATTAACGGAGTTTCTGTCCAAGGCCACCGGAACCGCCGTCGAGTGGGTCCAAATGCCTGGGATGAAG CCTGGTCCGGATTCCATTGGAATCATCGCCATCTCGCATGGCTGCGCGGGTGTTGCTGCGCGAGCTTGCGGCCTCGTAGGCATGGAGCCTGCCAAA GTTGCCGAAATCCTCAAGGATCGGCCACTGTGGCTGCGTGATTGCCGGTCTATGGAGGTAGTAAATGTGCTGCCTGCTGGCAGCAATGGCACGATTGAGCTGCTCTACATGCAG CTCTATGCTCCGACGACATTAGCACCGGCTCGTGACTTCTGGTTGATGCGGTACACCTCCATTCTTGATGATGGAAGCCTAGTG GTATGTGAAAGATCACTCAGTACCAAGCAAGGAGGCCCCAGCATGCCCCTTGTGCAGCCTTTTGTTAGAGGTGAGATGCTTCCCAGCGGGTTCTTGATCCGGCCTAGTGATGGTGGAGGTAGCGTGATTCACATCGTTGACCATTTGGACCTGGAG CCTTGGAGTGTGCCTGAAGTTGTGAGGCCGCTGTATGAATCTTCTGCCATGGTGGCCCAGAAGATGTCGATGGCG GCCTTGCGCTATCTCAGGCAAGTGGCTCATGAAGATACTCATTCTGTAATCACTGGATGGGGCAGACAGCCTGCAGCCTTGCGAGCTCTGAGCCAAAAGCTCACCAG AGGTTTCAATGAAACTCTTGGTGGGCTTGCTGATGATGGATGGTCCGTGATTGAGAGCGATGGCGTAGATGATGTTTGTATCTCTGTTAATTCATCCCCGAGTAAATTGATGAGCTGCAATGCAACATTCAATGATGGACTACCCATGGTTAGTACTGGTGTTCTTTGTGCAAAGGCCTCGATGCTATTGCAG GATGTCTCTCCACCGTCACTACTGCGGTTTTTGCGGGAGCATCGGTCCCAGTGGGCCGATAGCAGTTTAGATGCATTCTTTGCTTCCGCGCTGAAACCCAATTTCTGCAATTTACCTATGTCTCGTCTTGGAGGATTTAGTGGCCAGGTTATACTTCCTTTAGCGCACACGTTTGACCCTGAAGAA TTCTTGGAAGTTATCAAGATAGGAAATGCCAGTAACTATCAAGATACATTGATGCATCGTGATCTTTTCCTGTTGCAG ATGTACAACGGGATAGACGAGAACCCCATGGGCACTTGTTCAGAGCTTATCTTTGCACCCATAGACGCATCTTTCAGCGATGATTCTCCACTGCTGCCCTCCGGTTTCCGCATCATTCCGATCGACTCCCCTCTT GACACGTCTAGCCCGAACTGCACGTTGGACCTCGCGTCCACCCTCGAGGCTGGGACACCCGGAAGCAGGATGACCGGTCACTCCAGGAGTGGCTCGAAGGCTGTGATGACGATCGCGTTCCAGTTTGCCTTCGAGAGCCACCTGCAGGACAGCGTGGCGGCCATGGCGCGGCAGTACATGCGCAGCATCATCTCGTCGGTGCAGAGGATAGCGCTGGCGCTGTCGTCCTCGCACCTCGTGCCGCATGGAAGCTCTCGCCTCCTCCCCCCGGTTACTCCGGAGGCGGCCACGCTCTCCCGATGGATTGTCCAGAGCTACAG ATTTCACTTTGGGGCAGAGCTCATCAAAGCCGCAGACGCTGGCAGCGGCGAGTCGGCGCTCAAGGCCCTCTGGCACCATACCAGCGCCATCCTATGCTGCTCTCTCAAG GCGATGCCGGTGCTGACGTTCGCGAACCAGTCCGGGCTGGACATGCTGGAGACGACGCTGGCGGCGCTCCGGGAGATGACCATGGACAAGGTGCTGGACTGCGAGCAGGGGAGGAAGAGCCTCCTGTGCGCGGACCTGATGGCCAGCGTGGCGGAGCAGGGGTACGCGTGCGTCGAGGGCGGGACGTGCGCGTCGAGCATGGGCCGGCCGGCGTCGTACGGGAAGGCGGTGGCGTGGAAGGTGCTCGACGACGGTGGCGCCGGCGCCGCCCACTGCGTCTGCTTCGCCTTCATGGACTGGTCCTTCGTTTAG
- the LOC125543136 gene encoding homeobox-leucine zipper protein HOX29-like isoform X1: MVTAREAREAAAAAMDASKYVRYTPEQVEALERLYYECPKPSSLRRQQLVRECAVLASVDPKQIKVWFQNRRCREKQRKESGRLQSLNRKLAAMNKLLMEENDRLQKQVSHLVYENGYYRQQTHSAGLATTDTSCESVVTSGQQNGVVVVPPPPPRDASPAGLMSIAEETLTEFLSKATGTAVEWVQMPGMKPGPDSIGIIAISHGCAGVAARACGLVGMEPAKVAEILKDRPLWLRDCRSMEVVNVLPAGSNGTIELLYMQLYAPTTLAPARDFWLMRYTSILDDGSLVVCERSLSTKQGGPSMPLVQPFVRGEMLPSGFLIRPSDGGGSVIHIVDHLDLEPWSVPEVVRPLYESSAMVAQKMSMAALRYLRQVAHEDTHSVITGWGRQPAALRALSQKLTRGFNETLGGLADDGWSVIESDGVDDVCISVNSSPSKLMSCNATFNDGLPMVSTGVLCAKASMLLQDVSPPSLLRFLREHRSQWADSSLDAFFASALKPNFCNLPMSRLGGFSGQVILPLAHTFDPEEVSCWSSFLEVIKIGNASNYQDTLMHRDLFLLQMYNGIDENPMGTCSELIFAPIDASFSDDSPLLPSGFRIIPIDSPLDTSSPNCTLDLASTLEAGTPGSRMTGHSRSGSKAVMTIAFQFAFESHLQDSVAAMARQYMRSIISSVQRIALALSSSHLVPHGSSRLLPPVTPEAATLSRWIVQSYRFHFGAELIKAADAGSGESALKALWHHTSAILCCSLKAMPVLTFANQSGLDMLETTLAALREMTMDKVLDCEQGRKSLLCADLMASVAEQGYACVEGGTCASSMGRPASYGKAVAWKVLDDGGAGAAHCVCFAFMDWSFV; this comes from the exons ATGGTGACGGCGCGGgaggcgagggaggcggcggcggcggccatggaCGCGAGCAAGTACGTGCGCTACACGCCGGAGCAGGTGGAGGCGCTGGAGCGGCTCTACTACGAGTGCCCCAAGCCGAGCTCGCTGCGGCGGCAGCAGCTGGTCCGGGAGTGCGCCGTGCTGGCCAGCGTCGACCCCAAGCAGATCAAGGTGTGGTTCCAGAACCGCCGCTGCCGGGAGAAGCAGCGCAAGGAGTCCGGCCGCCTGCAGTCGCTCAACCGCAAGCTCGCCGCCATGAACAAGCTGCTCATGGAGGAGAACGACCGCCTCCAGAAGCAGGTCTCCCACCTCGTCTACGAGAACGGTTACTACCGCCAGCAGACGCACAGC GCGGGGCTGGCCACCACGGACACGAGCTGCGAGTCGGTCGTCACCAGCGGCCAGCAGAACGGCGTCGTCGTCgtgccgccgcctccgccccgcGATGCCAGCCCTGCTGG ATTGATGTCCATCGCGGAGGAGACATTAACGGAGTTTCTGTCCAAGGCCACCGGAACCGCCGTCGAGTGGGTCCAAATGCCTGGGATGAAG CCTGGTCCGGATTCCATTGGAATCATCGCCATCTCGCATGGCTGCGCGGGTGTTGCTGCGCGAGCTTGCGGCCTCGTAGGCATGGAGCCTGCCAAA GTTGCCGAAATCCTCAAGGATCGGCCACTGTGGCTGCGTGATTGCCGGTCTATGGAGGTAGTAAATGTGCTGCCTGCTGGCAGCAATGGCACGATTGAGCTGCTCTACATGCAG CTCTATGCTCCGACGACATTAGCACCGGCTCGTGACTTCTGGTTGATGCGGTACACCTCCATTCTTGATGATGGAAGCCTAGTG GTATGTGAAAGATCACTCAGTACCAAGCAAGGAGGCCCCAGCATGCCCCTTGTGCAGCCTTTTGTTAGAGGTGAGATGCTTCCCAGCGGGTTCTTGATCCGGCCTAGTGATGGTGGAGGTAGCGTGATTCACATCGTTGACCATTTGGACCTGGAG CCTTGGAGTGTGCCTGAAGTTGTGAGGCCGCTGTATGAATCTTCTGCCATGGTGGCCCAGAAGATGTCGATGGCG GCCTTGCGCTATCTCAGGCAAGTGGCTCATGAAGATACTCATTCTGTAATCACTGGATGGGGCAGACAGCCTGCAGCCTTGCGAGCTCTGAGCCAAAAGCTCACCAG AGGTTTCAATGAAACTCTTGGTGGGCTTGCTGATGATGGATGGTCCGTGATTGAGAGCGATGGCGTAGATGATGTTTGTATCTCTGTTAATTCATCCCCGAGTAAATTGATGAGCTGCAATGCAACATTCAATGATGGACTACCCATGGTTAGTACTGGTGTTCTTTGTGCAAAGGCCTCGATGCTATTGCAG GATGTCTCTCCACCGTCACTACTGCGGTTTTTGCGGGAGCATCGGTCCCAGTGGGCCGATAGCAGTTTAGATGCATTCTTTGCTTCCGCGCTGAAACCCAATTTCTGCAATTTACCTATGTCTCGTCTTGGAGGATTTAGTGGCCAGGTTATACTTCCTTTAGCGCACACGTTTGACCCTGAAGAAGTAAGCTGCTGGTCTTCG TTCTTGGAAGTTATCAAGATAGGAAATGCCAGTAACTATCAAGATACATTGATGCATCGTGATCTTTTCCTGTTGCAG ATGTACAACGGGATAGACGAGAACCCCATGGGCACTTGTTCAGAGCTTATCTTTGCACCCATAGACGCATCTTTCAGCGATGATTCTCCACTGCTGCCCTCCGGTTTCCGCATCATTCCGATCGACTCCCCTCTT GACACGTCTAGCCCGAACTGCACGTTGGACCTCGCGTCCACCCTCGAGGCTGGGACACCCGGAAGCAGGATGACCGGTCACTCCAGGAGTGGCTCGAAGGCTGTGATGACGATCGCGTTCCAGTTTGCCTTCGAGAGCCACCTGCAGGACAGCGTGGCGGCCATGGCGCGGCAGTACATGCGCAGCATCATCTCGTCGGTGCAGAGGATAGCGCTGGCGCTGTCGTCCTCGCACCTCGTGCCGCATGGAAGCTCTCGCCTCCTCCCCCCGGTTACTCCGGAGGCGGCCACGCTCTCCCGATGGATTGTCCAGAGCTACAG ATTTCACTTTGGGGCAGAGCTCATCAAAGCCGCAGACGCTGGCAGCGGCGAGTCGGCGCTCAAGGCCCTCTGGCACCATACCAGCGCCATCCTATGCTGCTCTCTCAAG GCGATGCCGGTGCTGACGTTCGCGAACCAGTCCGGGCTGGACATGCTGGAGACGACGCTGGCGGCGCTCCGGGAGATGACCATGGACAAGGTGCTGGACTGCGAGCAGGGGAGGAAGAGCCTCCTGTGCGCGGACCTGATGGCCAGCGTGGCGGAGCAGGGGTACGCGTGCGTCGAGGGCGGGACGTGCGCGTCGAGCATGGGCCGGCCGGCGTCGTACGGGAAGGCGGTGGCGTGGAAGGTGCTCGACGACGGTGGCGCCGGCGCCGCCCACTGCGTCTGCTTCGCCTTCATGGACTGGTCCTTCGTTTAG